TTTATAATAAAAAAGAGGAGTTTAGTAAAAAAGCTATAAAAGAAGCAAAAGCATTTGGAGATTATGTAGATAAATTAATGTATCCTGATAGGGTAGATTTAACTAATTTATCATTTTGTACAATTGACCCTCCTACTGCAAAAGACCATGATGATGCTATTTATTTTGATAAAGAAAAAAACGAGTTATATGTTGCTATTGCTGATGTTAGCGAATATGTGTATTTAAATGGAAATATTGATAAGGAAGCAAAAGAAAGAGGTTTTAGTATTTACTTTCCACATAAAGCAATTCCTATGCTTCCAAGAGAACTTAGTGAAAATATTTGTTCTTTGAAAGAAAATGAAGATAGATTAGCGTTTGTTTTTAAAATTTCTTTTGATGATAATAATGAAGTAATAAAAGAAGAGCTATTTGAAGCTATTATTCACTCACATAGGAAATATTCATATGATAGAGTAGATGAATTTTTAGAAGGAAAGTTTGAAAATATTGATGAAATTGATAAAGAGATTTTGTCTTGGCTTATGCCTTTGTGGGAAAAGGTAAAACATATAAGAACTGAGAGACTAAAAACAGGTTTAGAATTTGAGAGTGATGAAATTAGAATGAGTTTAGATGAAAATGGAATGATAAAAGAGGTTAAAATAGAAAAAGAAACTCCTTCTCATAAACTTATAGAAGATTGTATGTTACTTGCAAATAAAGCAGCAGCTAAAATGATAGATTTTGGTATTTTTAGAGTTCATGAAAAACCATCTCAAACTTCACTTGATGAACTTTATTCTGAGCTTGGAGCTTTAGGGATAGATGTTGATGTAGATGAAAAAGATTTTGTAAAGGTTGTAGAAAAAATTCAAGCCCAAGCAAAAGAGTTAGGAATTAAAAAATTTGTTGATAAACTAATAATTCGCTCTCAACAACAAGCAAGATATGATGCTGCTTGTACACCTCATTTTGCATTAGGTTTTGATAGATATACACATTTTACTTCTCCAATTAGAAGATATTCTGATTTAACTCTTCATAGGCTTCTTAAAGCAACAATAAAAAATCAGCAAAAAATAGTTGATTATATTTTAAGAAATGTAGAAGCATTAGTAGTTAAATTAAGTGAGCTTGAAAGAGAAGCTATGAAAGTGGAATGGGATTTTTATGATAGAAAATATGCAAGAGTTGCTGAGCTTAATATTGGTAAAAAATATGAAGGAATTATTGAAGATAAAGAAATTCCTCCAATTGCTAAAATTTTAGAAGATAAATTGCTTGGTGCAAGAGTATTTTTAAAAAATACAGAAAAATTTAATCTATTTGAAAAAGTAGATGTAGAGATTGTAAGTAGTAATATTGCTACTGCGAAAATAAAAGGAAAAGCTTATAAAAAATTAGTATGAATAGTTCATACCAAATGCAAATAGATAAGCTCCTCCTTCTTTAAATGTTCCATTTATATAGCTATTTGAGATATTATCATATATTTTTGCATTTCTATTTTTTTGTTTTGTATATAATGCTGAAATGCCAATTGTTAACCTATCATCATATTTATATTTAATTCCTCCTGAGAAGATATGTTTATCACTATCTGGTAGACTAAAATCAATTGTAGAATCAGGTACTGGAGTTTTATCATAGGCATATCCAAGCATAGCAGTTAATTTATCTGTACATTTATGAGTAATTCCTATCCTATAAGTGTTGACATCTTTCCAGTTTTTTTGCTTAGCTGTTCCAAAAATTCCATTAACAATAGGGTCTTCAAAATCAAAATCTAATTTTTTATAACTTGACCAATATGTTCTATCGTATACAAATTCAATAGTTGTTTTATTAAATGTTTTTGCAAAAGCAATATTTAATGTTGCAGGAAGTGGAATTGTGACTTTTCCTTTTGTATTAAATGTTTTTACAGCGGTTGTTGGTTGTTGAAGTAAGGCAAGTGAATAATAGCCACTTGCATTTCCTGAAAGTGATAAATTTATTTTTGAGCGATAAGTAATTGCAAATTTTGTTGAATTATTTAATCTATATGAAATTGCAGCATTCCATCCTTTATCAAAACTTGTTCCATTTAAATATTCAGAATATAAAGGAGTGTAAGTACCATTTCCGTTAGGTTTTAATCCTAAAACATTTGCAATTCCTTCTGATTTTACAAATCTAATTCCAAAAGCAATTGCTAAATTTTCATTTATTTTTTTAGCAATTGAAGGGTTGATTTCTATTGTTTTTAAAGTGAATTCTTTAGCGCCTGCTTCTGGAATAGTATCATCCCATCTTTTAGATAAGCCTCCGGGATAAATTATAGAGAGTCCAAATCTATATGAGTTATAATCTTTTGAAGCAAAATGAAAAATAGGAAGTGCAAAATCTTCTTTTCTTGAATAATAAATTTCACCATTATTATTTTGAAATTTAACTTTATTTAAATGAATAAAAAGAGAAGTTAATTCAAAATAATTTTTATTTGGATTATTAAATGTCATATTTGCTGGGTTATAATATGCACTATCTGCACCATTTGCATTTGCAACATTAGCAGCACTTAATGCAAGCCCGTTTAATGATTGTTCAGGAATTTTATATCCATTAGCAAATAAATAACAAGCCGTTAATGATACAAGAATAGTTTTTTTCATTTTTTTTCCTTTTTAGTATAATTTTACAAAAAGTTGAGGATGTATAAAAAAGATTTTGATAAATTAAAAGAATATCCATCATACTTAGTGTTATATGGTGACAACTTCTTTTTACAAGAGTATGAGAGAAAGATAATAAATCATTTTAAACAAGATAATATTGTCAAATTATATTTTGATGAATATGATTATGAAGAGGTTAAAAGTTATCTTATTGAAAACTCTTTGTTTGGAAATAAAAACATTATAATTATCAAGCATAATAAAATTCCTACCAATATTGATAAATTAAAAAAATTTGCTAAAAATAACTATTTATTTTTTTTCTACTACGGTAATAAAAAAATCGATATTTTTGATAAAAATTATGTTAGATTCTTTCCTCCTACGTATAAAGAAAAATTTATGATTATTGAAGAGATTGCAAAAGAGTATAAAGTATCTATAAGTAAAGAGGCAATAGATTTTTTAACTAAAAGTGTAGAGCCTATCTTTTTTAGAAAAGAAATAGAAAAATTATCTTTATATACTAATAATATTTCATTAGATGATGTTAAGAAATTAGTATTTATTTATAAAGAAGAGTCTTTTGAAGAACTTTTTGTACAAATTTTAAGAGGTGAAGATTTTTATGAAATGCTGTTTTCTTTTTTAGAAACTATAGACTACAAAAGAATAATTCCTGCTTTAATAAAATATATAAATGATTTATACCAATACAATTTATATATTAAAAAGACTGGAAATAATTCTTTAAAAGGATATTTAGGTTATCAGTTGCCATTTGATATAGAAAAACAAAGAATATCTCTTGCAATAAAATTTAAAGATAGGGACTATTTTTTACTATTAAAAAAATTACTTGAATTTGAGCTTAAAATGAGAAATACTGATAAAAATAAAGAAGCAATATTCTTTGAAGCAATGAGTTTTTTAAAAAATTTTAATTCTTTTTAAGTAGAGAGTTAAATTTATTTTTTACCTTTAATAATCCAAGTTTCATACCAGAGTATCGCATCATTTTTGCCATCTTTTTCCATTCATTTTTGTCATAACAAGGATTAGGGCATTTTCTACATCTTGGCTTAATTTCATGAGGGCAGTTTTGAAGTTTTTTTATAGCATAATCTAATAAATTATGACACTCTTTGCAAAGACATACTTCTTCTTTTAATATTAAATTTTTATATTCTATTTCATAATTTTTACATAAAATGTTTTTATGCTTATCAGTGCAGTATATTGAAAAAAACTTTATTAAAGTATTTATTTCGCTTTTGAATTTTTCTTCTTGCATTTATATCCTTATTTGATTTAATAAAAAAATTCCAAGTATTGATAATAAAGCAATTGCAGCTGAACGATTATAAAGTTTATTAGCTGTAATAAAGAGTAACATTAATGATACTATAATTGCAGTTAATATATCAAAACTATATGCTTTAATGTTAAAAGTTAAAGGTTTGATTATGCTTGCTCCACCTATTACTACACTAAAATTAGCTATATTTGAGCCAATTATATTTCCAATACTCATATCAGCTTTACCTTTTTTAGCTGCAATAATGCTTACTATTAATTCAGGTAAACTCGTACCAAAAGAAATTAATAGTAGTCCAATTAACCACTCACTAATTCCTAAGCTTTGAGCTATGTTAGTAGCTGAGAGTACTAAATAATCAGCTCCATATATTACTAAAATAAATCCAATTATTAAAAATATTATTGTTTTAATTGTATTAAACTTTTCTTTTTCTATTTCAATTTCTTCTTCAACTAATTCTGGATTTCTAAATAAAAATAACATATATCCAAAAATAAGGATAAAAAATAAAAAACCTTCACCTCTTGTGATAACCCCATCAAAACTAACTAATATAAATGCAAATAAAGGAAAAAGTGACCACGCTGCGTCTTTTGTAAAGATATCTCTTTTTGGTTTAATTTTTTTAGCAATTAAAAATATAAGACCTAAAACAAGAGTAATATTAAAAATAACACTACCTATTACATTGGAAACTACAATGTCGCTTTTATTTTCCAAAGTTGCAGCAATTGCAGTAGCAAGTTCTGGTAGACTTGTTCCAATCGCAATAAGAGTTGCACCAATTATAAATTCACTAATTCCAAATTTTAATGCTATTTTTTCAGCTTCTTTTATTAATAAATCAGCACCTTTTATTAATGCTATTAATGATATAAAAAATTTAATATAATCTACCAAGAAAAATCCTTAAAATTTTGTCTAATTGCCTCATATAAAATAATACCACAGCTTACTGCTAAATTAAGACTTCTTCCTTCATTTGTCATAGGTATAGTAATATTATTTTCTTTATATTGATTTAAAATTTTTTCATCAATTCCTTTTGTCTCACTTCCGAAAATAAAATAATCTCCTTTTTTATACTTTTTTTCAAAATAGGGAGTTTTTGTTTTAGTAGTAGCAAAAAAACATCTATTTGTATCTACATTTTTTAAAAATTCTTCTACACTTTCCCATACTTTTAAATCAAGTTTATCCCAATAATCAAGTCCAGCTCTTTTAACTGCTTTTTGTGAAATATCAAATCCAATAGGCTTTACTATATGAAGTTTTGCCCCTGCATTTACACAAAGCCTTCCAATATTTCCTGTATTTGGTGGAATTTGTGGATTAAAAAGGACAATATTAAACATTTTTTTGCCTTTTTATTATATGAGTTAAAATTTTTGCAATAGATTTAGGCCGAGAGGAAAAGATATTTTTTAATCTATCTTTGATGATTTTATTTTTAATTTCTTCCTTAGAGGATAATTGTTTTGTTTGCATAAACAAATATCCTATCTTCAATTGCTTTTTTTATAGCTCTACTAAGGACAATTTTTTCAATATCTCTTCCTTGAAGTCTCATCTCTTCCCAACTCATTTCATGGTTTACTCTTATTACATCTTGTTCGATAATTGGTCCATCATCAAGATTATTATTTACAAAATGAGCAGTAGCCCCAATAATTTTTACTCCTCTATCATATGCTTGTTTATATGGATTTGCTCCAATAAAAGCAGGAAGAAATGAGTGATGAATATTAATTATTTTATTTGGAAATTCTTCTACAAAATTTGGAGTTAATATTCTCATATATTTAGCTAATATAATAAAATCTGGATTTAGAGGTTTTATTATTTTTAACATTTCATTTTCGTGTTCTATTCTACTTTTATTTTCAGCTGGAATATAATAAAAAGGAATATCAAATTTTTCAACTAAATCTTTTAAATTTTCTCTATTAGCTATAACTCCTAAAATTTCTACATCTAAATCACCTGAATATTGTTTAATTAAAATATCTCCAAGAGCGTGAGCTTCTTTTGTTGCCATTAAAAATAGTCTTTTTTTTCTTTTTTTAAAAATTCTAACATTAGCACATGGAATTTCTTTTTTTATTTCATTTGTAAGTTTATCTTTATCTACTTCTCCAACTATTACTGCCCTAAAAAAGAATTTATTATTTTCTTTATCAACAAATTCTTGTTGAGTTTCTATATTAAAATCATTTTCATATAATACTTTGGAAATTTTATATACAAGCCCTTTTTTATCATTACAGTCAATTAATAAAGTATATTTCATTTTAGGCCTTTTTAATCAAAATTTTATCATAACTTCTAATCTCTTCAATTATTGATTTTCTTGGATTTTTAGGGTCAATATGTTTTGGCTTATATTTTTTATCCCATAAATTATTTTTAATAATCCATTCCCTGCAACAATTTAAATTTAAAATACTAAAAGTTTTTAGAGGATATTTTAAAGCTAAACCGTATAGAAATCTATTAGTTACAATTTTTGGGCATTTTTTTATTTTTATCTCTTTTTTTAATCTATTTGGGAGATTTAAAACTTTTATTACTTTTTCGTGATTTAAGTTTTTATAATAAATTAAATGATACAGAAAAAAACTTTCAATAGGATTATTTTTATAAAGTTTTGCTAAATGAAAAAATTCTTTTTTATTAAACTCTAAATTTAAAAGTTTTTTTGCAATATCTAAAACTATAAAGTAATAAAATCCATAATAAAGAAACTTGCTTTTAAACATTTTTTCAAATTCCATATAAATTCTATCTTTGCTTAAATCATTTAAGTCTATTTTTTTACAAAGTTCAATAGTTTTTTTGTGAATTTTAAAATGAAGTCTACTTGCAAATTGCATAGCTCTAAGGACTCTTAGGGAATCTTCAATAAATGTTTTATCATCAATATGTCTTATTATTTTATTTTTTATATCTTTCATTCCTCCCCAAAAATCAAGTATTTCATTAGTGTAAATATTTTCCATTAAAGCATTCATAGTAAAATCTCTTCTTTTTGAGGCTAATTTTTCATCTTGAATAATTTCTACTTCAAATCCTCTATGTCCTTTTGCTATTTTTGTCTCTTTCCTTGGAAGGGCTATATCAAAATTTTTCCATTTATATACAAAAAAACTTTTACCAACACCTTTTGCACCAAGT
This Caminibacter mediatlanticus TB-2 DNA region includes the following protein-coding sequences:
- the holA gene encoding DNA polymerase III subunit delta, producing the protein MYKKDFDKLKEYPSYLVLYGDNFFLQEYERKIINHFKQDNIVKLYFDEYDYEEVKSYLIENSLFGNKNIIIIKHNKIPTNIDKLKKFAKNNYLFFFYYGNKKIDIFDKNYVRFFPPTYKEKFMIIEEIAKEYKVSISKEAIDFLTKSVEPIFFRKEIEKLSLYTNNISLDDVKKLVFIYKEESFEELFVQILRGEDFYEMLFSFLETIDYKRIIPALIKYINDLYQYNLYIKKTGNNSLKGYLGYQLPFDIEKQRISLAIKFKDRDYFLLLKKLLEFELKMRNTDKNKEAIFFEAMSFLKNFNSF
- the purU gene encoding formyltetrahydrofolate deformylase — its product is MKYTLLIDCNDKKGLVYKISKVLYENDFNIETQQEFVDKENNKFFFRAVIVGEVDKDKLTNEIKKEIPCANVRIFKKRKKRLFLMATKEAHALGDILIKQYSGDLDVEILGVIANRENLKDLVEKFDIPFYYIPAENKSRIEHENEMLKIIKPLNPDFIILAKYMRILTPNFVEEFPNKIINIHHSFLPAFIGANPYKQAYDRGVKIIGATAHFVNNNLDDGPIIEQDVIRVNHEMSWEEMRLQGRDIEKIVLSRAIKKAIEDRIFVYANKTIIL
- a CDS encoding ribonuclease R family protein, producing MKEFVFKLVKGLARKDIPRDKRDIINDLIALGILENGQILKIKPKYRAGKVDITKKGFGFLIPIGVKERDYIIESHHLNGASKGDLVIAEIIKRKKGRPKAKVVYILEKSFVYSVVYLKYEFKNGRKVPVLRNVKTDQPVYVNEKKKTLKKLPDGAVFKVNNYTAKIEEVLGVLQDPWVDEKISLGLYNKKEEFSKKAIKEAKAFGDYVDKLMYPDRVDLTNLSFCTIDPPTAKDHDDAIYFDKEKNELYVAIADVSEYVYLNGNIDKEAKERGFSIYFPHKAIPMLPRELSENICSLKENEDRLAFVFKISFDDNNEVIKEELFEAIIHSHRKYSYDRVDEFLEGKFENIDEIDKEILSWLMPLWEKVKHIRTERLKTGLEFESDEIRMSLDENGMIKEVKIEKETPSHKLIEDCMLLANKAAAKMIDFGIFRVHEKPSQTSLDELYSELGALGIDVDVDEKDFVKVVEKIQAQAKELGIKKFVDKLIIRSQQQARYDAACTPHFALGFDRYTHFTSPIRRYSDLTLHRLLKATIKNQQKIVDYILRNVEALVVKLSELEREAMKVEWDFYDRKYARVAELNIGKKYEGIIEDKEIPPIAKILEDKLLGARVFLKNTEKFNLFEKVDVEIVSSNIATAKIKGKAYKKLV
- a CDS encoding OmpP1/FadL family transporter, with translation MKKTILVSLTACYLFANGYKIPEQSLNGLALSAANVANANGADSAYYNPANMTFNNPNKNYFELTSLFIHLNKVKFQNNNGEIYYSRKEDFALPIFHFASKDYNSYRFGLSIIYPGGLSKRWDDTIPEAGAKEFTLKTIEINPSIAKKINENLAIAFGIRFVKSEGIANVLGLKPNGNGTYTPLYSEYLNGTSFDKGWNAAISYRLNNSTKFAITYRSKINLSLSGNASGYYSLALLQQPTTAVKTFNTKGKVTIPLPATLNIAFAKTFNKTTIEFVYDRTYWSSYKKLDFDFEDPIVNGIFGTAKQKNWKDVNTYRIGITHKCTDKLTAMLGYAYDKTPVPDSTIDFSLPDSDKHIFSGGIKYKYDDRLTIGISALYTKQKNRNAKIYDNISNSYINGTFKEGGAYLFAFGMNYSY
- a CDS encoding calcium/sodium antiporter; the encoded protein is MVDYIKFFISLIALIKGADLLIKEAEKIALKFGISEFIIGATLIAIGTSLPELATAIAATLENKSDIVVSNVIGSVIFNITLVLGLIFLIAKKIKPKRDIFTKDAAWSLFPLFAFILVSFDGVITRGEGFLFFILIFGYMLFLFRNPELVEEEIEIEKEKFNTIKTIIFLIIGFILVIYGADYLVLSATNIAQSLGISEWLIGLLLISFGTSLPELIVSIIAAKKGKADMSIGNIIGSNIANFSVVIGGASIIKPLTFNIKAYSFDILTAIIVSLMLLFITANKLYNRSAAIALLSILGIFLLNQIRI
- a CDS encoding tRNA (cytidine(34)-2'-O)-methyltransferase; translation: MFNIVLFNPQIPPNTGNIGRLCVNAGAKLHIVKPIGFDISQKAVKRAGLDYWDKLDLKVWESVEEFLKNVDTNRCFFATTKTKTPYFEKKYKKGDYFIFGSETKGIDEKILNQYKENNITIPMTNEGRSLNLAVSCGIILYEAIRQNFKDFSW
- a CDS encoding nitrous oxide-stimulated promoter family protein — translated: MQEEKFKSEINTLIKFFSIYCTDKHKNILCKNYEIEYKNLILKEEVCLCKECHNLLDYAIKKLQNCPHEIKPRCRKCPNPCYDKNEWKKMAKMMRYSGMKLGLLKVKNKFNSLLKKN
- a CDS encoding CCA tRNA nucleotidyltransferase — translated: MKNSNPDLEFLKNFFAPFTKRVYLVGGCVRDEFLGITPNEFDLEVYDISPQKFDKLMKKLGAKGVGKSFFVYKWKNFDIALPRKETKIAKGHRGFEVEIIQDEKLASKRRDFTMNALMENIYTNEILDFWGGMKDIKNKIIRHIDDKTFIEDSLRVLRAMQFASRLHFKIHKKTIELCKKIDLNDLSKDRIYMEFEKMFKSKFLYYGFYYFIVLDIAKKLLNLEFNKKEFFHLAKLYKNNPIESFFLYHLIYYKNLNHEKVIKVLNLPNRLKKEIKIKKCPKIVTNRFLYGLALKYPLKTFSILNLNCCREWIIKNNLWDKKYKPKHIDPKNPRKSIIEEIRSYDKILIKKA